The Streptomyces clavuligerus genome includes a region encoding these proteins:
- a CDS encoding peptidase inhibitor family I36 protein, with protein MPYTVTTPHPTHPAAPGEPLGRTGRRKALRTRAAVLGAALTAALSLGAVTAPPAAAGNPYFCPQSKFCLWEDSNYDGAMATAVAGISWIGPYMNDRGSSYWNRTGEWVTLYRDIDFQGGCLMGSIAPQESATVLSAQANDQTSSFRFSRDRIC; from the coding sequence ATGCCGTACACCGTGACCACGCCCCACCCGACGCACCCCGCCGCACCGGGGGAGCCGCTGGGCCGCACCGGCCGCCGGAAGGCCCTTCGGACCCGGGCGGCGGTGCTCGGGGCCGCGCTCACCGCGGCCCTGTCGCTGGGGGCGGTGACCGCGCCCCCGGCCGCCGCCGGGAACCCGTACTTCTGCCCGCAGTCGAAGTTCTGCCTCTGGGAGGACTCGAACTACGACGGCGCCATGGCCACCGCGGTGGCCGGCATCTCCTGGATCGGCCCCTATATGAACGACAGGGGCAGTTCGTACTGGAACCGTACGGGCGAGTGGGTCACCCTCTACCGCGACATCGACTTCCAGGGCGGCTGTCTCATGGGCTCCATCGCCCCCCAGGAGAGCGCGACGGTGCTCTCCGCCCAGGCCAACGACCAGACGTCGTCCTTCAGGTTCTCCCGCGACCGGATCTGTTAG
- a CDS encoding type I polyketide synthase — MTDVRAELVRPLAEALRAHAARSGERVAFRDARREVGWAELERRTGRVAGHLARLGVRRGERVLLCLPSRVETVETCLAVLRAGAVGVPLDPGADDSELAYVLCDSGAVAAVAEAPLLERLTRAAAPGKTPLRTGIVVGPVPPPRGPCANAVPYEELARTDAPEPPYDGLGLDEPAWIHYTSGTTGTRKGAVQSQRAMLWSTAAAYAPLLGMSERDRLLWPLPLHHAYAHSLCVVAVVATGASACLLDRGVDTVGTLRRQPPGAPFTMLAGVPATYHLLVDTVRRTGPLPGGLRVCVSAGAPCPAELRAAAEESLGAPLLDGYGATETGGKIALARPGAPGPDRVPRPLPGVDIRIVPPAASADAVTAVTAVTAVTAVADGDEGEIWVRSPGLMAGYHNLPDSTARVLRDGWYRTGDLGHRTPDGGLRVTGRVGDLIIRGGQNVNPVEVEEALLSCPGVADAAVVGRAHDVLGEVPVAFVVPGPDGGADPVALRAACRERLSPFKVPDEIRTDAAPLPRTSSGKIRRNVLAARLAEAVAHDGTATRAALRARLLALPAPERRRAVLGLVLDAMNENGVDRADGTRPTGPRPERTFTDLGLGSLQGVLLRDRLAAATGLGLPPTLVFDRPTPDAVAGLLHDTLLGTPPPAARPAGPGTRGGGPSPAEPIAIVAMACRFPGPVDDVRTPEELWRLLADGADATSAFPADRGWDLAALHDPDPDRTGTSVTRRGGFLRRAADFDAAFFGMSPREARATDPQQRLLLETAWEAVERAGLDPTALRGSDTGVFVGVMHGDYGGRLLHRKGGHPQEAHLALGSAGSVASGRIAYTLGLEGPAVTVDTACSSSLVALDWAARALRSGQCSLAVAGGATVMASPVPFVAFSRLRALAPDGRCKPFSAAADGTAWGEGVGLVLLERLADARRNNHPVLAVLRGSAVNADGASNGLTAPSGPAQERLIGDALAAAGLAPAQIDAVEAHGTGTPLGDPIEARALLAAYGTDRPADRPLWLGSLKSNLGHTQAAAGVAGVIKTVLAMRHGVLPRTLHLDEPSPGVDWSSGALRPLTREQPWRPAPGQPRRAAVSAFGIGGTNAHVILEEGQESERDTGDPGAAVPVVPAVPDPPHPPHPPHLPHPSLLALPPLLLSGADAGALRAQARNTAAFLREYPGLPLVDVVFSAATARAALRHRAAVPADDHAALLSGLDRIAAGTTVPAPVRTGPRLALLLTGQGAARPGLGRELHAAYPVFAAAFDALCRRFDAVGTGERPLRESLWPGPDTDPDAGTDTPAGTDAEAGTHADADALDRTDVSQAGLFAFEVALFRLLASWGVRPDVLAGHSAGELAAAHIAGILTEDDAVALVAARGRLMQRLAAGGAMAVLDATEEEAGAEVARTPAGAGPVAVAAVNGPRSVVVSGAERAVADVMARFAARGRRAERLRTRHAFHSPLVEPALAEFARAVSRAAFHEPRIPVVSTLTGRPATGDDLRSVAYWVRHARETVRFADAVRHLADEAGVTAFAEVGPGAQLTSAALRTVGEPGDRVFTATNRSGHPEPRTLLAALARLHTHGLPVDWEAVLRGRTGPPARRVDLPTYPFQRARHWLDEPSATATGPAHPAAYTTGRPAGAERATDRPARTADRTDRTDRPLRTEDRTGHPVLSATTSLAGTDSLLSTGVLSSAGQPWLRDHVVHGRVLVPATALADLALHTGAACGLPELEELTLLLPLHLPGPDGQAEVQLTLGAPDASGRRPVDVHARPGDGGPLGAWTHHATGRLGPPADGPRPARRDEETWPPPEAVPVDLTGAYERLAEAGHAYGPAFRCVRALWRQGDDLLADVRLPDENVSEAQRYGLHPALFDAAVHAPLLLPGDPGRPGGTGRLPFAWRGVSRQADGVTALRVRLRPSGDHTVAVSLTDPAGRPVLNVTALTTRAAPTSDTALRPHPLYRLHWLPAALPATAPGTAPPDAPVFVPPAPGAPSATLPDPASGDPAPGPGVPSAGRSAEPGPMGRLAAAPVTTSVGGAPVPGALGPGGVPVAVSAVFPDVASGGGVSVPGSPGPEAFSAGRSAGVGSAGWSGASPPTAPAGDVPASGAPDPGVPSAAPGPASAVPSPSSPSSRSSASSASSASSAVSVGPAAGAHGGVTPPGGGVSVPGWRGLGAPSDLVVPLAPPGTSSENMVDRTHDLVTRALELLRGRLPSLGPGGGRLVLVTQGATGADPDPAGAAVWGLARSAQSEYPGRLTLVDIDGHPESAHRLPAALATGEPQLSVRAGRVYVPRLTGPTDAGPTRAADGFGSGTVLVTGGTGALGALLAGHLAERHGVRRLLLTSRSGPGAPGARLLRERIERAGARVDVVACDAGDRSALARLIDTCSADLTAVVHTAGVLDDGVLEGQTAGRVAAVLRPKADAAWYLHELTEGLPLSRFVLFSSAAGLLGNPGQAGYAAANAFLDALALHRTARGLPALSLVWGPWAGGEGMAARTGRTQDGVLRAVTAADGLALFDAALTAGGPVLAPLPLDRPSARPRRPLPPPLRDLLGPPGTPPNGDADPGTGPETATGGPVPDGTPDESPGAWRERLARLPAPDRAPALLVLVREAAADVLGHTGADAVTADRALGELGLDSLAAVQLRNRLSLLTGLELPPTLTFDLPTCEQLTEHLLAGVLDAQPPRREVPAAGPARPAKARPPQTLASLYRRVCATGDVVSAMHLLVTASLAVPGFAPEDTAAHALDPLHLAGGEADRPPLVCFPGFSPAPGRPWYATLARHFAGERDVLEMRHPGVATGDAPPRDWRTLVDLHAADVRERLGGRRPVLLGWSMGGCPAHAVAARLAATGTPPAGLVLLDPHHVAAERENDPLLLAMPARAALVMGTEFDTAVDDMALTAFGAYTRMLRGWHPDPLELPVLLLRPADRPPAAAPADGWPGRYDTTEVPGDHWTLVEHDAATTAHAIRAWADDLPARPA, encoded by the coding sequence ATGACGGACGTTCGCGCGGAGTTGGTCCGCCCGTTGGCCGAGGCGCTGCGGGCGCATGCCGCGCGGAGCGGGGAGAGGGTCGCCTTCCGGGACGCGCGGCGGGAGGTGGGCTGGGCGGAGTTGGAGCGCCGGACGGGGCGGGTCGCGGGGCATCTGGCCCGGCTCGGTGTCCGTCGCGGGGAGCGGGTGCTGCTCTGCCTGCCCAGCCGGGTGGAGACGGTGGAGACCTGCCTCGCGGTCCTGCGTGCCGGTGCCGTCGGAGTGCCGCTGGACCCGGGGGCGGACGACAGCGAACTGGCGTATGTCCTCTGTGACAGCGGCGCGGTCGCGGCCGTCGCCGAGGCCCCGCTCCTCGAACGGCTGACGCGGGCGGCGGCGCCCGGAAAGACCCCGCTGCGGACCGGTATCGTCGTCGGCCCGGTGCCGCCGCCGCGCGGACCCTGCGCGAACGCCGTGCCGTACGAGGAACTCGCCCGCACCGACGCCCCGGAACCCCCCTACGACGGCCTCGGCCTCGACGAACCGGCGTGGATCCACTACACCTCCGGCACCACCGGCACCCGCAAGGGCGCGGTCCAGAGCCAGCGGGCGATGCTGTGGTCCACGGCCGCCGCCTACGCGCCGCTCCTCGGGATGTCCGAGCGGGACCGGCTGCTGTGGCCGCTGCCGCTGCACCACGCCTACGCGCACTCGCTGTGCGTCGTCGCGGTGGTCGCCACCGGCGCGAGCGCCTGCCTCCTGGACCGGGGCGTGGACACCGTGGGGACCCTGCGACGGCAGCCGCCCGGTGCACCGTTCACGATGCTGGCCGGGGTCCCGGCCACCTACCACCTGCTGGTGGACACCGTGCGCCGGACCGGGCCGCTCCCCGGCGGGCTGCGGGTGTGCGTCAGCGCCGGAGCACCCTGCCCCGCGGAACTGCGCGCCGCCGCGGAGGAGTCGCTCGGCGCACCGCTGCTGGACGGCTACGGCGCCACCGAGACCGGCGGCAAGATCGCGCTCGCCCGGCCCGGCGCACCGGGACCGGACCGGGTGCCGCGGCCGCTGCCCGGCGTCGACATCCGGATCGTCCCCCCGGCCGCCTCGGCGGACGCCGTCACCGCCGTCACCGCCGTCACCGCCGTCACCGCCGTCGCGGACGGCGACGAGGGCGAGATCTGGGTGCGGAGCCCCGGTCTGATGGCCGGTTACCACAACCTCCCCGACAGCACGGCACGCGTCCTGCGGGACGGCTGGTACCGCACCGGCGACCTCGGCCACCGCACACCCGACGGCGGGCTGCGGGTCACCGGCCGCGTGGGCGACCTGATCATCCGCGGTGGCCAGAACGTCAACCCGGTGGAAGTGGAGGAGGCGCTGCTGTCGTGCCCCGGAGTCGCGGACGCGGCGGTCGTCGGCCGCGCCCACGACGTCCTGGGCGAGGTCCCGGTGGCGTTCGTCGTCCCCGGCCCGGACGGCGGCGCCGACCCCGTGGCGCTGCGGGCCGCGTGCCGTGAGCGGCTGTCCCCGTTCAAGGTGCCGGACGAGATCCGGACGGATGCCGCCCCCCTGCCCCGTACCTCCTCCGGCAAGATCCGGCGGAACGTCCTCGCCGCCCGGCTCGCCGAGGCCGTCGCGCACGACGGCACGGCGACCCGTGCCGCGCTGCGCGCCAGGCTGCTCGCCCTGCCCGCCCCGGAGCGCCGCCGTGCCGTGCTGGGCCTCGTCCTCGACGCCATGAACGAGAACGGGGTGGACAGGGCGGACGGGACGCGGCCGACCGGGCCCCGCCCCGAGCGGACCTTCACCGACCTCGGACTCGGCTCCCTCCAGGGCGTGCTGCTGCGCGACCGGCTCGCGGCGGCCACCGGCCTCGGCCTGCCCCCGACCCTGGTCTTCGACCGTCCGACACCCGACGCGGTGGCGGGCCTCCTGCACGACACGCTGCTCGGCACCCCGCCACCGGCGGCCCGCCCCGCCGGGCCCGGCACCCGCGGTGGCGGCCCGTCCCCCGCCGAGCCGATCGCGATCGTCGCGATGGCCTGCCGTTTCCCGGGGCCCGTGGACGACGTCCGCACACCGGAGGAGCTGTGGCGGCTGCTCGCCGACGGGGCGGACGCCACCTCCGCGTTCCCCGCCGACCGGGGCTGGGACCTGGCCGCCCTCCACGACCCCGACCCCGACCGGACGGGCACCTCCGTCACCCGGCGCGGCGGATTCCTGCGCCGGGCCGCCGACTTCGACGCGGCCTTCTTCGGCATGTCCCCCCGCGAGGCCCGGGCCACGGACCCCCAGCAGCGGCTGCTCCTGGAGACCGCCTGGGAGGCCGTGGAACGGGCGGGCCTCGACCCCACCGCCCTGCGCGGCAGCGACACCGGCGTCTTCGTCGGAGTGATGCACGGCGACTACGGCGGCCGGCTGCTGCACCGGAAGGGCGGCCACCCGCAGGAGGCCCACCTCGCGCTCGGATCGGCGGGCAGCGTGGCCTCCGGACGCATCGCCTACACCCTGGGCCTGGAAGGCCCCGCGGTCACCGTGGACACCGCCTGCTCCTCCTCGCTGGTGGCCCTCGACTGGGCGGCGCGGGCGCTGCGCTCGGGACAGTGCTCGCTCGCCGTGGCGGGCGGCGCCACCGTCATGGCCAGCCCGGTGCCGTTCGTCGCGTTCAGCAGGCTGCGCGCGCTCGCCCCGGACGGCCGCTGCAAACCGTTCTCCGCCGCCGCCGACGGAACCGCCTGGGGCGAGGGCGTCGGACTGGTCCTGCTGGAACGTCTCGCCGACGCACGCCGCAACAACCATCCGGTGCTCGCCGTCCTCCGGGGCTCCGCCGTCAACGCGGACGGCGCGTCCAACGGGCTCACCGCGCCCAGCGGCCCCGCCCAGGAGCGGCTGATCGGCGACGCCCTGGCCGCCGCCGGGCTCGCTCCGGCCCAGATCGACGCCGTGGAGGCGCACGGCACCGGCACCCCGCTCGGCGACCCCATCGAGGCCCGCGCGCTCCTCGCCGCCTATGGGACGGACCGCCCCGCCGACCGGCCGCTGTGGCTCGGGTCCCTGAAGTCCAACCTCGGACACACCCAGGCCGCCGCCGGTGTCGCCGGGGTCATCAAGACCGTGCTGGCGATGCGGCACGGCGTGCTGCCGCGCACCCTGCACCTCGACGAGCCGTCCCCCGGGGTCGACTGGTCCTCGGGCGCGCTGCGACCGCTGACCCGGGAGCAGCCGTGGCGGCCCGCCCCCGGGCAGCCGCGCCGCGCGGCGGTGTCGGCCTTCGGCATCGGCGGCACCAACGCGCATGTGATCCTGGAGGAGGGCCAGGAGTCCGAGCGGGACACGGGGGACCCCGGCGCCGCCGTCCCGGTCGTCCCGGCCGTTCCCGACCCGCCGCATCCGCCGCATCCGCCGCACCTGCCACATCCGTCACTTCTGGCGCTTCCGCCGCTCCTGCTGTCCGGTGCCGACGCGGGCGCGCTGCGCGCCCAGGCGCGGAACACGGCCGCGTTCCTCCGGGAGTACCCCGGACTGCCCCTCGTGGACGTGGTGTTCTCCGCCGCCACCGCACGCGCCGCGCTCCGCCACCGGGCGGCGGTCCCCGCCGACGACCACGCGGCCCTGCTGAGCGGACTCGACCGGATCGCCGCCGGGACGACGGTGCCCGCACCCGTCCGCACCGGCCCACGGCTGGCCCTGCTCCTCACCGGACAGGGCGCCGCACGACCCGGCCTCGGCCGGGAACTCCACGCCGCCTACCCGGTCTTCGCTGCCGCCTTCGATGCGCTCTGCCGCCGGTTCGACGCTGTCGGAACGGGGGAACGGCCGCTGCGCGAGAGCCTGTGGCCAGGGCCGGACACGGACCCCGACGCGGGCACGGACACCCCAGCGGGCACGGACGCCGAAGCGGGTACGCACGCCGACGCTGATGCTCTCGACCGGACGGACGTCTCCCAGGCCGGCCTGTTCGCGTTCGAGGTCGCCCTCTTCCGGTTGCTCGCCTCCTGGGGAGTGCGGCCCGACGTCCTGGCCGGGCACTCCGCCGGGGAACTCGCCGCGGCGCACATCGCCGGAATCCTCACCGAGGACGACGCCGTCGCCCTGGTCGCGGCCCGGGGCCGGCTGATGCAGCGGCTCGCGGCCGGGGGCGCCATGGCCGTCCTGGACGCCACCGAGGAGGAGGCGGGCGCGGAAGTCGCGAGAACCCCGGCCGGGGCGGGGCCGGTGGCGGTCGCGGCGGTGAACGGCCCCCGGTCGGTCGTCGTCTCCGGAGCGGAACGGGCGGTGGCGGACGTGATGGCGCGCTTCGCGGCCCGGGGCCGCCGCGCCGAACGCCTGCGGACCCGGCACGCGTTCCACTCCCCGCTGGTCGAACCGGCGCTCGCGGAGTTCGCCCGCGCCGTTTCGCGCGCCGCCTTCCACGAGCCCCGTATCCCCGTCGTCTCGACCCTCACGGGACGCCCGGCCACCGGGGACGACCTGCGCTCCGTCGCCTACTGGGTGCGCCACGCCCGGGAGACGGTGCGCTTCGCCGACGCCGTGCGCCATCTCGCGGACGAAGCGGGAGTGACGGCCTTCGCCGAGGTCGGCCCCGGCGCCCAGCTCACCTCGGCCGCGCTGCGGACCGTCGGGGAGCCCGGGGACCGTGTGTTCACCGCGACGAACAGATCCGGCCACCCGGAGCCCCGCACGCTCCTCGCGGCACTCGCCCGGCTGCACACCCACGGCCTCCCGGTCGACTGGGAGGCGGTCCTGCGCGGCCGCACGGGTCCGCCCGCCCGGCGCGTCGATCTGCCCACCTACCCCTTCCAGCGCGCACGCCACTGGCTGGACGAGCCCTCCGCCACGGCGACGGGCCCGGCGCACCCGGCCGCGTACACCACCGGCCGTCCGGCGGGGGCCGAGCGTGCCACGGACCGTCCGGCGCGGACTGCGGACCGCACGGACCGCACGGACCGTCCGCTGCGGACCGAGGACCGCACGGGCCATCCGGTGCTGTCCGCGACGACGAGCCTCGCGGGCACGGACAGCCTGCTGAGCACGGGCGTGCTGTCGTCGGCCGGACAGCCCTGGCTGCGCGACCACGTCGTGCACGGCCGGGTACTGGTTCCCGCCACCGCCCTCGCCGACCTCGCGCTCCACACCGGCGCGGCCTGCGGCCTGCCGGAACTGGAGGAGCTGACGCTGCTGCTCCCGCTGCACCTGCCCGGCCCCGACGGGCAGGCGGAGGTGCAGCTGACGCTCGGCGCGCCGGACGCGTCCGGCCGCAGGCCCGTCGACGTGCACGCGCGCCCCGGGGACGGCGGCCCGCTCGGGGCGTGGACCCACCACGCCACCGGCCGACTGGGACCGCCGGCCGACGGCCCCCGCCCGGCCCGCCGCGACGAGGAGACCTGGCCGCCCCCGGAGGCGGTGCCCGTCGACCTGACCGGAGCGTACGAGCGTCTGGCGGAGGCGGGACACGCGTACGGCCCGGCGTTCCGCTGTGTGCGGGCGCTGTGGCGGCAGGGCGACGACCTGCTGGCGGACGTACGGCTCCCCGACGAGAACGTGTCCGAGGCGCAGCGGTACGGGCTCCACCCCGCGCTGTTCGACGCCGCCGTGCACGCGCCGCTGCTGCTCCCCGGGGACCCGGGACGCCCCGGCGGGACCGGTCGGCTGCCGTTCGCCTGGCGGGGCGTCAGCCGACAGGCCGATGGCGTCACCGCCCTGCGCGTCCGGCTCCGCCCCAGCGGGGACCACACTGTCGCGGTGTCCCTCACCGACCCGGCGGGCCGCCCGGTCCTGAACGTGACCGCCCTGACCACCCGCGCGGCCCCCACCTCCGACACCGCCCTCCGGCCCCACCCGCTCTACCGCCTTCACTGGCTCCCCGCCGCACTGCCCGCGACGGCCCCCGGCACGGCACCCCCGGACGCGCCTGTCTTCGTGCCGCCTGCTCCCGGGGCGCCGTCCGCGACGCTCCCGGACCCGGCTTCGGGTGACCCTGCGCCGGGTCCCGGCGTGCCTTCTGCGGGGCGGTCGGCGGAGCCCGGTCCCATGGGGCGGCTCGCGGCGGCCCCGGTCACGACTTCCGTCGGCGGCGCACCCGTTCCCGGGGCGTTGGGGCCCGGTGGGGTGCCGGTGGCGGTGTCCGCGGTGTTCCCGGATGTGGCTTCGGGCGGCGGGGTGTCCGTCCCCGGTTCGCCGGGTCCTGAGGCGTTCTCCGCGGGGCGGTCGGCGGGGGTCGGTTCCGCCGGGTGGTCCGGGGCGTCCCCGCCCACGGCTCCGGCCGGTGATGTCCCTGCCTCCGGGGCGCCGGACCCCGGAGTGCCGTCTGCGGCGCCCGGTCCCGCTTCCGCCGTCCCGTCGCCTTCGTCGCCTTCGTCGCGTTCATCGGCTTCATCGGCTTCATCGGCTTCATCAGCGGTGTCCGTGGGCCCGGCGGCCGGTGCGCACGGTGGGGTCACGCCCCCGGGCGGAGGTGTGTCCGTCCCCGGTTGGCGGGGCCTCGGGGCGCCGTCCGATCTCGTCGTCCCGCTGGCGCCGCCCGGCACGTCGTCCGAGAACATGGTGGACCGTACGCACGATCTGGTCACGCGGGCCCTGGAGCTGCTGCGCGGCAGACTTCCGTCCCTGGGGCCCGGGGGAGGGCGTCTGGTGCTGGTGACCCAGGGGGCCACCGGGGCCGACCCCGATCCGGCCGGTGCCGCCGTCTGGGGGCTGGCGCGCAGTGCCCAGTCCGAGTACCCCGGTCGGCTGACCCTCGTGGACATCGACGGACACCCGGAGTCGGCTCATCGGCTGCCGGCCGCCCTCGCGACCGGTGAACCCCAGCTCTCGGTGCGCGCGGGCCGGGTGTACGTACCCCGGCTGACCGGGCCGACGGACGCCGGGCCCACCCGGGCGGCCGACGGCTTCGGGAGCGGCACCGTGCTGGTCACCGGCGGGACGGGGGCGCTCGGCGCGCTGCTGGCCGGGCACCTGGCGGAGCGTCACGGCGTACGGCGGCTGCTGCTCACCAGCCGCAGCGGCCCCGGCGCGCCCGGTGCGCGGCTGCTGCGGGAGCGGATCGAACGGGCCGGTGCCCGGGTCGACGTGGTCGCCTGCGACGCCGGTGACCGCTCCGCGCTGGCCCGGCTGATCGACACATGCTCCGCCGACCTGACCGCCGTCGTGCACACGGCCGGGGTCCTCGACGACGGGGTGCTGGAGGGCCAGACGGCAGGGCGGGTCGCGGCCGTCCTGCGGCCGAAGGCGGACGCGGCCTGGTATCTGCACGAGCTGACGGAGGGCCTGCCCCTGTCGCGGTTCGTGCTCTTCTCCTCGGCGGCGGGCCTGCTCGGAAACCCCGGCCAGGCCGGTTACGCCGCCGCCAACGCCTTCCTCGACGCCCTCGCGCTGCACCGGACGGCCCGGGGGCTGCCCGCGCTCTCGCTGGTGTGGGGACCGTGGGCGGGCGGCGAGGGGATGGCCGCCCGCACCGGCCGGACACAGGACGGCGTGCTCCGCGCCGTCACCGCGGCCGACGGCCTGGCGCTGTTCGACGCGGCGCTGACGGCGGGCGGGCCCGTCCTCGCCCCGCTGCCGCTGGACCGGCCGTCCGCCCGGCCCCGGCGGCCCCTCCCGCCGCCGCTGCGTGACCTGCTCGGTCCGCCCGGCACTCCGCCGAACGGGGACGCGGACCCCGGCACCGGCCCGGAGACCGCCACCGGCGGCCCGGTGCCGGACGGGACACCGGACGAGTCACCGGGCGCGTGGCGCGAACGGCTGGCACGGCTGCCCGCCCCCGACCGCGCCCCCGCGCTGCTCGTCCTGGTCCGCGAGGCGGCGGCCGACGTACTCGGGCACACCGGCGCCGACGCCGTCACCGCCGACCGCGCCCTCGGTGAACTCGGCCTCGACTCCCTGGCCGCCGTTCAGCTCCGCAACCGGCTGAGCCTGCTCACCGGCCTGGAGCTGCCCCCCACCCTCACCTTCGACCTGCCCACTTGCGAACAGCTGACGGAACATCTGCTCGCCGGAGTCCTTGACGCACAGCCACCCCGACGGGAGGTGCCCGCCGCCGGTCCCGCGCGCCCCGCGAAGGCCCGTCCGCCCCAGACCCTCGCCTCCCTCTACCGCCGCGTGTGCGCGACGGGGGACGTCGTCTCCGCGATGCACCTGCTCGTGACCGCCTCCCTGGCCGTCCCCGGCTTCGCCCCCGAGGACACCGCCGCACACGCCCTGGACCCGCTCCACCTGGCCGGGGGCGAGGCCGACCGGCCGCCGCTGGTGTGCTTCCCCGGCTTCTCCCCGGCCCCCGGCAGGCCCTGGTACGCCACGCTCGCCCGCCACTTCGCGGGGGAGCGGGACGTGCTGGAGATGCGGCACCCCGGGGTCGCGACGGGCGACGCGCCGCCGCGTGACTGGCGGACCCTGGTCGATCTCCACGCGGCCGATGTGCGCGAACGGCTGGGCGGGCGCCGCCCCGTCCTGCTCGGATGGTCGATGGGCGGCTGCCCGGCCCACGCGGTCGCCGCACGCCTCGCGGCCACCGGCACGCCGCCCGCCGGTCTGGTCCTTCTCGACCCCCACCACGTGGCCGCCGAACGGGAGAACGACCCCCTGCTGCTCGCCATGCCCGCGCGCGCGGCCCTCGTGATGGGAACGGAGTTCGACACGGCGGTGGACGACATGGCCCTGACCGCGTTCGGCGCCTACACCCGAATGCTCAGGGGCTGGCACCCCGACCCCCTGGAGCTGCCCGTTCTCCTGCTCCGCCCCGCCGACCGCCCCCCGGCGGCGGCCCCCGCCGACGGCTGGCCCGGCCGGTACGACACCACGGAGGTCCCGGGCGACCACTGGACCCTTGTGGAGCACGACGCCGCCACCACGGCCCACGCGATCCGCGCCTGGGCCGACGACCTCCCGGCCCGCCCGGCCTGA
- a CDS encoding long-chain-fatty-acid--CoA ligase — protein sequence MNATLSAATVLADTAGRRPDHPALVAGAERITYHELWRSARRYAAVLREEGVGPGDRVALLLPNTPDFPRAYYGALALGATVVPVNALLKADEISFVLKDSAASVLICDTALTGEGARAAAATGTTLLTVGPPVVPAAAGTTRTAGTAVAAPAVGRALDARAAVAAPVAGWVPRAPDDIALILYTSGTTGRPKGAMITQLNLAMNVGTTVLAPFAMRPEDVLLGCLPLFHTFGQTCGMGTCFRAGATLVLMERFDADAALALMNAERCTVAMGVPTMFIGLLEAAARTPERPPLERVYSGGSALPVRVLEEVTRTFGCPVFEGYGLTETSPVVTFNQHPWPCLPGTVGRPIPGVEAEIADALVRDRIVLLPPEETGEIVVRGHNVMAGYLNNPAATAEVIMDGWFRTGDLGTKDAEGVLTVVDRTKDMVIRGGYNVYPREIEEILARHPAVAQAAVVGVPDERLGQEVCAVVVVRPETVTDGALAADIIAWTRARIAAYKYPRRVEFLTELPLGPSGKVLKRELAARFGS from the coding sequence GTGAACGCCACCCTGTCCGCCGCCACCGTCCTCGCGGACACCGCGGGCCGCCGCCCGGACCACCCCGCCCTCGTCGCCGGAGCCGAGCGGATCACCTACCACGAGCTGTGGCGTTCCGCCCGCCGCTACGCCGCCGTCCTGCGCGAGGAGGGCGTCGGCCCGGGGGACCGGGTGGCGCTGCTGCTCCCCAACACCCCCGACTTCCCCCGCGCCTACTACGGCGCGCTCGCCCTCGGCGCGACCGTCGTCCCGGTGAACGCGCTGCTGAAGGCGGACGAGATCAGCTTTGTGCTGAAGGACTCCGCCGCCTCCGTCCTGATCTGCGACACGGCGCTGACCGGCGAGGGCGCCCGCGCGGCAGCGGCGACGGGCACCACGCTCCTGACGGTCGGCCCACCGGTGGTCCCGGCGGCGGCCGGGACCACCAGGACCGCCGGGACCGCTGTGGCCGCCCCGGCCGTCGGGCGCGCCCTCGACGCGCGCGCCGCCGTGGCCGCCCCCGTCGCGGGGTGGGTGCCCCGGGCCCCCGACGACATCGCGCTGATCCTCTACACCTCCGGCACCACCGGCCGTCCCAAGGGCGCGATGATCACCCAGCTCAATCTGGCGATGAATGTGGGCACCACCGTGCTCGCCCCCTTCGCCATGCGCCCGGAGGACGTCCTCCTGGGCTGTCTGCCGCTGTTCCACACCTTCGGGCAGACCTGCGGCATGGGCACCTGTTTCCGCGCGGGGGCCACCCTGGTCCTGATGGAGCGCTTCGACGCGGACGCCGCCCTCGCCCTGATGAACGCCGAGCGGTGCACCGTCGCCATGGGGGTGCCCACGATGTTCATCGGACTGCTGGAGGCGGCGGCCCGCACCCCGGAGCGGCCCCCGCTGGAGCGCGTCTACTCCGGCGGCTCCGCCCTGCCGGTGCGGGTGCTGGAGGAGGTCACGCGGACGTTCGGCTGCCCGGTCTTCGAGGGGTACGGGCTCACCGAGACCTCACCGGTCGTCACCTTCAACCAGCACCCCTGGCCCTGTCTTCCCGGCACGGTCGGCAGGCCCATCCCCGGGGTGGAGGCGGAGATCGCCGACGCGCTGGTGCGGGACCGGATCGTCCTGCTGCCGCCGGAGGAGACCGGGGAGATCGTCGTCCGCGGCCACAATGTGATGGCCGGGTACCTCAACAACCCCGCCGCCACCGCCGAGGTCATCATGGACGGCTGGTTCCGCACCGGGGACCTCGGCACCAAGGACGCCGAGGGGGTGCTCACCGTCGTCGACCGCACCAAGGACATGGTGATCAGGGGCGGCTACAACGTCTACCCCCGGGAGATCGAGGAGATCCTCGCCCGGCACCCGGCCGTCGCCCAGGCCGCCGTCGTCGGCGTGCCCGACGAGCGGCTCGGCCAGGAGGTCTGCGCGGTGGTCGTGGTCCGCCCGGAGACGGTGACGGACGGCGCCCTCGCCGCCGACATCATCGCCTGGACCCGGGCGCGGATCGCCGCCTACAAGTACCCCCGCCGGGTGGAGTTCCTGACCGAACTGCCCCTCGGCCCGAGCGGCAAGGTCCTCAAACGGGAACTGGCCGCCCGCTTCGGCTCCTGA